The Haloarchaeobius amylolyticus genome window below encodes:
- a CDS encoding maltose acetyltransferase domain-containing protein has protein sequence MSSEKEKMLAGEPYDPSDPILVEERHRARRLCDRLNDADVDEVGERRAILNDLFGSLGADVTVEPTFRCDYGYNVHLGDDFFANYDCTFLDVCPIEFGDECMLGPSVHVYTATHPLDATERTSGLESGKPVTVGDRVWVGGQAVINPGVTVGDDAVIAAGAVVTDDVPANVVVGGNPARVVKELE, from the coding sequence ATGTCCTCCGAGAAGGAGAAGATGCTCGCCGGCGAGCCCTACGACCCCAGCGACCCGATACTCGTGGAGGAACGCCACCGCGCCCGCCGACTGTGCGACCGCCTGAACGACGCCGACGTCGACGAGGTGGGCGAACGCCGGGCCATCCTCAACGACCTGTTCGGGTCGCTCGGGGCCGACGTGACCGTCGAACCGACCTTCCGGTGTGACTACGGCTACAACGTCCATTTGGGCGACGACTTCTTCGCCAACTACGACTGCACGTTCCTCGACGTCTGCCCCATCGAGTTCGGCGACGAGTGCATGCTCGGCCCGAGCGTCCACGTCTACACCGCGACCCATCCGCTCGACGCCACAGAACGAACCAGTGGCCTCGAATCCGGCAAGCCGGTCACGGTGGGCGACCGGGTCTGGGTCGGTGGGCAGGCCGTCATCAACCCCGGCGTGACTGTCGGCGACGACGCCGTCATCGCCGCCGGCGCAGTGGTCACCGACGACGTGCCGGCGAACGTGGTGGTGGGCGGGAACCCGGCCAGGGTGGTGAAGGAACTGGAGTGA
- a CDS encoding ArsR/SmtB family transcription factor, translating into MSRLLPFRSDDAPTPGEQAPRVVELEGDDADKVFGALSSDTARQIYTCLHEEPRTPSDVADEIDSSIQNVRYHLEKLEDAGLIDVVDVWYSSRGNEMNVYAPQSGPLVISGDEQRASRLKGALARFIGGIGVVAAGSLFVQYGLPRLLGGIPSPTSGSGAGGTDGGEAAGGADVTYQNASGTEKATETAADSGGDGGGVSVQEVTETTTETAEGTSTAQPMTTEAATQTETAAPTETAAAYDTTTATESPQLVTDGGAEATTTAADAATSGADAALSSIPPGAAFFAGGLLVLTLVVAIWYVRDGQL; encoded by the coding sequence ATGTCGCGGCTCCTCCCGTTCCGGTCGGACGACGCACCGACACCCGGCGAGCAGGCGCCCCGGGTGGTCGAGCTCGAAGGCGACGACGCCGACAAGGTGTTCGGCGCGCTCTCGTCCGACACAGCCCGCCAGATATACACCTGCCTGCACGAGGAGCCGCGCACCCCGAGCGACGTGGCCGACGAGATCGACTCCTCCATCCAGAACGTCCGCTACCACCTCGAGAAACTGGAGGACGCCGGCCTCATCGACGTGGTCGACGTGTGGTACTCCTCGCGGGGCAACGAGATGAACGTCTACGCCCCGCAGTCCGGCCCCCTCGTCATCTCGGGCGACGAACAGCGCGCCTCCCGGCTCAAGGGCGCGCTGGCCCGGTTCATCGGCGGAATCGGCGTCGTCGCGGCCGGGAGCCTGTTCGTCCAGTACGGCCTCCCGCGGCTGCTGGGGGGCATCCCGAGCCCGACCAGTGGTTCCGGGGCCGGCGGGACCGACGGCGGCGAGGCCGCGGGCGGTGCCGACGTCACCTACCAGAACGCCAGCGGGACGGAGAAGGCGACCGAGACGGCCGCAGATTCCGGTGGCGATGGCGGCGGCGTCTCCGTCCAGGAGGTCACCGAGACGACCACGGAGACCGCCGAGGGGACCAGTACGGCCCAGCCGATGACCACGGAGGCCGCGACCCAGACCGAGACGGCCGCCCCGACCGAAACCGCCGCCGCATACGACACGACCACTGCGACCGAGAGCCCGCAGCTCGTGACCGACGGCGGAGCCGAAGCGACCACCACCGCCGCGGACGCAGCAACCTCCGGCGCCGACGCCGCCCTGTCGTCCATCCCGCCCGGGGCGGCGTTCTTCGCGGGCGGCCTGCTCGTCCTCACGCTCGTGGTCGCCATCTGGTACGTCCGGGACGGCCAGCTGTGA
- a CDS encoding HAD family hydrolase — protein sequence MYDAVVFDMDGVLLRRHPDYPDVYREAVHRAFESFDVNPPESDLQAFYGESSKSLEEMRSVCERHGLAFESFWQEREHQSATLQARMLERNERVLYDDAAVVETLATSHDLGVVSNNQHATVESVVAHFDLDEYFQTIHGRDPTVEGYRRTKPDPHYLERALDDLGTRSALYIGDGASDVVAAHRAGLDSVFVRRPHRRGDDLQREPTAAVEELRSLPELLR from the coding sequence ATGTACGACGCGGTCGTCTTCGACATGGACGGCGTGTTGTTGCGACGACACCCAGATTACCCGGACGTGTACCGCGAGGCCGTCCACCGGGCGTTCGAGTCCTTCGACGTGAATCCGCCCGAGTCGGACCTGCAGGCGTTCTACGGCGAGTCGAGCAAGTCGCTCGAGGAGATGCGGTCGGTCTGCGAGCGCCACGGTCTCGCCTTCGAGTCGTTCTGGCAGGAACGCGAACATCAGTCGGCGACGCTGCAGGCGAGGATGCTGGAGCGAAACGAGCGCGTGCTGTACGACGACGCGGCGGTGGTGGAGACGCTGGCTACGTCGCACGACCTCGGGGTGGTCTCCAACAACCAGCACGCCACGGTCGAGTCCGTCGTCGCCCACTTCGACCTCGACGAGTACTTCCAGACGATCCACGGGCGCGACCCGACCGTCGAGGGCTACCGGCGGACCAAACCCGACCCCCACTACCTCGAACGGGCACTGGACGACCTCGGAACGCGGTCGGCCCTCTACATCGGTGACGGTGCGAGCGATGTCGTCGCGGCCCACCGGGCCGGACTCGACTCGGTGTTCGTCCGGCGGCCACACCGGCGGGGTGACGACCTCCAGAGGGAACCGACGGCAGCAGTCGAAGAACTGCGGTCGCTCCCCGAGCTGCTGCGATGA
- a CDS encoding MFS transporter, translating into MADDTVSVSQVLDRIPVGAFHRRLLAICGSAWAFDGMEVIIISFTLPVLVGAWELSGLTAGLLGSASLMGMIVGNWGWGWYADRYGRIDAFQWTVLTYSVFAGLTALAVGFYSGFALRFLTGIGLGGALAVDTSYLSEHLPTNRRGRYLVYLDAFWPIGNLLAVLLAWLFLSVLTTGGTIAVPVVGDVAGWRLLFVSSAFPALLVFVIRSQLRETPYFLARKGDIEGANERIRAIAEENGEEFTPITADRVETAPSADFSRLFEGDLRQQTVMIATAWFAINFGYYGVFIWLPQTVGAAGVVESITLAGLTVEGIYVYFVLIALVQIPGYLSAAYLVEVVGRRATLGSYLLLSGVFTFVFAASMPDVALFGLGFSGFWPFFGGLLAASFFTLGAWGAIYAYTPELFPTEARATGNGFAGGVGKIAAVIGPILAGILVETGYLVALVPLAVAFAIGGAVVLAFGRETMGEPLF; encoded by the coding sequence ATGGCAGACGACACGGTCTCCGTCTCGCAGGTACTCGACCGCATCCCGGTCGGGGCGTTCCACCGCCGGCTGCTGGCCATCTGTGGAAGCGCCTGGGCCTTCGACGGGATGGAGGTCATCATCATCAGTTTCACCCTCCCGGTCCTCGTGGGGGCGTGGGAACTCTCCGGCCTCACCGCCGGTCTGCTGGGCTCTGCGAGCCTCATGGGCATGATAGTGGGCAACTGGGGCTGGGGCTGGTACGCCGACCGCTACGGGAGAATCGACGCCTTCCAGTGGACCGTGCTGACCTACTCGGTGTTCGCCGGGTTGACCGCCCTCGCGGTCGGGTTCTACAGCGGCTTCGCCCTGCGCTTTCTGACGGGTATCGGCCTCGGCGGGGCGCTCGCGGTCGACACCTCGTACCTCTCCGAGCACCTGCCGACCAACAGGCGCGGCCGGTATCTGGTGTACCTCGACGCGTTCTGGCCCATCGGGAACCTGCTCGCCGTGCTGCTGGCGTGGCTGTTCCTCTCGGTGCTGACGACGGGTGGGACCATCGCTGTCCCCGTGGTCGGCGATGTCGCGGGCTGGCGGCTGCTGTTCGTGAGTTCGGCGTTCCCGGCCCTGCTCGTGTTCGTCATCCGGTCCCAGCTCAGGGAGACACCGTACTTCCTCGCCCGAAAGGGCGACATCGAGGGGGCGAACGAGCGCATCAGGGCCATCGCGGAGGAGAACGGCGAGGAGTTCACGCCCATCACGGCCGACCGCGTCGAGACCGCGCCCTCGGCGGACTTCTCGCGGCTGTTCGAGGGCGACCTGCGCCAGCAGACGGTCATGATAGCGACGGCCTGGTTCGCCATCAACTTCGGCTACTACGGGGTGTTCATCTGGCTGCCACAGACCGTCGGGGCCGCGGGCGTGGTCGAGAGCATCACCCTCGCCGGGTTGACGGTCGAGGGCATCTACGTCTACTTCGTCCTCATCGCCCTCGTCCAGATTCCGGGCTACCTCAGCGCGGCCTACCTCGTGGAGGTCGTCGGGAGACGGGCGACGCTGGGGTCGTACCTGCTGCTCTCGGGCGTGTTCACCTTCGTCTTCGCGGCATCGATGCCCGACGTGGCGCTGTTCGGCCTCGGCTTCTCGGGCTTCTGGCCGTTCTTCGGGGGCCTGCTCGCGGCGAGCTTCTTCACGCTCGGCGCGTGGGGCGCCATCTACGCCTACACGCCGGAACTGTTCCCGACCGAGGCGCGAGCCACCGGGAACGGCTTCGCCGGCGGCGTCGGGAAGATCGCCGCCGTCATCGGCCCCATCCTCGCCGGCATCCTCGTGGAGACTGGCTACCTGGTCGCGCTCGTGCCCCTCGCGGTCGCGTTCGCCATCGGCGGGGCCGTCGTCCTCGCCTTCGGCCGGGAGACGATGGGCGAACCGCTGTTCTGA